The following coding sequences are from one Rutidosis leptorrhynchoides isolate AG116_Rl617_1_P2 chromosome 11, CSIRO_AGI_Rlap_v1, whole genome shotgun sequence window:
- the LOC139877756 gene encoding 6-phosphofructo-2-kinase/fructose-2,6-bisphosphatase-like isoform X1, which produces MGSGSSINLNTTGDDNHGGGQLYVCLKMEDYSPTGDLVPHLYGSVPLVGSWDPSKALPLERESSSMWQLSFVVSPNHETLDFKFLLKSKDDNEPYIVEEGPTRQFKGGTLQGVTRLALFKLNNEEILEYRVCIMADRVSPFDLAASWRAYQENLEPSTVRGIPDVSINALPEGDKNGSPASLDLDLEQYVVPTPATPVVYAANLTENPRSMKHEVGPTKSDGSDKGVSVSNDLPTVIKEPQVVGLEKGTVDSDLTKVFHSLGMVESKSVGTFVPIQKQNSETILFVDRGVGSSRLVKSASATHLPDSETKNSMPAAAGAVAAAAVADQMLGPKEDMHLAIVLVGLPARGKTFTAAKLTRYMRWLGHDTKHFNVGKYRRLKHGANLNADFFRGDNTEGMEARNEVAALAMDDMIAWMQEGGQVGIFDATNSTSNRRNMLMKMAEGKCKIIFLETICNDPKIIERNIRLKIQQSPDYAEETDFEAGYQDFKMRLDNYEKMYEPVNEGSYIKMIDMASGQGGQIHVNNIGGYLPGRIVFFLVNTHLTPRPILLTRHGESRDNVRGRIGGDTVLSAKGELYAKKLSNFVEKRLQNERAASIWTSTLQRTILTANQIVGFPKIQWRALDEINAGVCDGMTYEEIKKNMSEEYASRKKDKLRYRYPRGESYLDVIQRLEPVIIELERQRAPVVVVAHQAVLRALYAYFADKPLKEIPHIEMPLHTIIEIQMGVTGVQEKRYKLMD; this is translated from the exons atgggAAGTGGGTCATCAATAAATCTTAACACCACCGGAGATGATAATCATGGCGGTGGTCAACTGTATGTTTGTTTAAAAATGGAAGATTATAGCCCTACAGGAGACCTTGTTCCTCACCTCTATGGTTCTGTTCCTCTTGTTGGTTCTTGGGACCCATCTAAAGCT CTTCCATTGGAACGTGAATCTTCTTCAATGTGGCAATTAAGCTTTGTTGTCTCTCCTAATCATG AAACATTGGACTTCAAGTTTCTATTGAAGTCGAAGGATGACAATGAACCTTACATAGTGGAAGAGGGTCCAACTAGGCAGTTCAAAGGTGGGACCTTACAAGGGGTCACAAGATTGGCGTTATTTAAGCTAAACAATGAGGAGATTCTTGAATATAGGGTGTGTATAATGGCAGATAGGGTATCACCGTTTGACCTTGCTGCTAGTTGGCGAGCTTATCAAGAAAATCTCGAACCGTCAACTGTACGTGGAATCCCGGATGTTAGTATAAACGCATTGCCCGAGGGTGACAag AATGGGTCGCCAGCTAGCTTGGATCTTGATCTTGAACAATACGTGGTCCCAACTCCGGCGACGCCTGTGGTATACGCGGCTAATTTGACTGAGAATCCAAGGTCAATGAAGCATGAAGTGGGGCCTACCAAAAGTGATGGTTCGGACAAGGGTGTGAGTGTTTCTAATGATCTACCTACAGTTATAAAG GAACCGCAAGTCGTGGGCCTCGAAAAAGGAACCGTTGACTCAGATTTGACTAAAGTGTTCCATTCACTTGGCATGGTTGAGTCAAAGTCGGTTGGTACGTTTGTACCGATCCAGAAACAAAATAGCGAGACAATACTTTTCGTGGATAGAGGTGTTGGATCTTCTCGATTAGTTAAATCAGCAAGTGCGACCCATTTACCCGATTCAGAAACCAAG AACTCGATGCCCGCTGCTGCTGGCGCTGTTGCAGCCGCAGCTGTTGCTGATCAAATGCTTGGACCCAAAGAAGATATGCATCTCGCAATTGTCTTG GTTGGTTTACCGGCTCGAGGCAAAACTTTTACGGCGGCTAAACTTACGAGGTATATGCGTTGGTTAGGTCATGACACTAAACATTTCAATGTTGGAAAG TATAGACGACTTAAGCATGGAGCAAACCTG AATGCTGACTTTTTTCGAGGTGACAATACAGAAGGCATGGAGGCTCGAAATGAG GTAGCCGCTTTGGCAATGGATGACATGATTGCTTGGATGCAAGAAGGTGGCCAA GTAGGAATATTTGATGCAACAAACAGCACTAGCAATCGAAGAAATATGCTTATGAAGATGGCTGAAGGCAAATGCAAG ATAATCTTTTTGGAAACAATATGTAACGATCCAAAGATCATTGAAAGAAACATTCGTCTCAAGATTCAACAGAGTCCTGATTATGCAGAAGA GACCGATTTTGAAGCTGGATATCAGGATTTCAAGATGCGACTTGATAATTATGAAAAG ATGTACGAGCCAGTGAATGAAGGTTCGtatattaaaatgattgatatGGCTAGTGGACAAGGCGGGCAGATACAT GTGAATAATATCGGTGGTTATCTTCCTGGACGGATTGTGTTCTTCTTG GTGAATACACATTTGACACCCCGTCCAATTTTGCTTACAAGACATGGAGAGAGTCGCGATAATGTCAGAGGAAGAATAGGCGGTGACACTGTTTTGAG TGCGAAAGGTGAGCTCTATGCAAAGAAACTTTCTAATTTTGTGGAGAAACGACTACAAAACGAGCGGGCTGCTTCt ATATGGACAAGCACGTTGCAGAGAACAATTTTGACTGCCAATCAAATTGTCGGTTTTCCAAAG ATACAATGGCGTGCACTTGATGAGATAAATGCCGGTGTATGTGATGGAATGACGTATGAAGAAATAAAAAAGAACATGTCCGAGGAATACGC GTCGCGGAAGAAGGATAAATTGAGGTATCGATATCCTCGTGGAGAGTCTTATTTGGATGTGATCCAAAG GTTGGAGCCCGTGATCATTGAACTCGAACGCCAAAGGGCCCCTGTTGTAGTAGTAGCTCACCAG GCTGTTTTGAGAGCATTATATGCTTATTTTGCTGATAAACCGTTGAAAGAAATTCCCCACATAGAG ATGCCGTTGCATACAATAATAGAGATACAAATGGGAGTCACCGGAGTTCAAGAAAAGAGATACAAGCTCATGGATTGA
- the LOC139877756 gene encoding 6-phosphofructo-2-kinase/fructose-2,6-bisphosphatase-like isoform X2, giving the protein MGSGSSINLNTTGDDNHGGGQLYVCLKMEDYSPTGDLVPHLYGSVPLVGSWDPSKALPLERESSSMWQLSFVVSPNHETLDFKFLLKSKDDNEPYIVEEGPTRQFKGGTLQGVTRLALFKLNNEEILEYRVCIMADRVSPFDLAASWRAYQENLEPSTVRGIPDVSINALPEGDKNGSPASLDLDLEQYVVPTPATPVVYAANLTENPRSMKHEVGPTKSDGSDKGEPQVVGLEKGTVDSDLTKVFHSLGMVESKSVGTFVPIQKQNSETILFVDRGVGSSRLVKSASATHLPDSETKNSMPAAAGAVAAAAVADQMLGPKEDMHLAIVLVGLPARGKTFTAAKLTRYMRWLGHDTKHFNVGKYRRLKHGANLNADFFRGDNTEGMEARNEVAALAMDDMIAWMQEGGQVGIFDATNSTSNRRNMLMKMAEGKCKIIFLETICNDPKIIERNIRLKIQQSPDYAEETDFEAGYQDFKMRLDNYEKMYEPVNEGSYIKMIDMASGQGGQIHVNNIGGYLPGRIVFFLVNTHLTPRPILLTRHGESRDNVRGRIGGDTVLSAKGELYAKKLSNFVEKRLQNERAASIWTSTLQRTILTANQIVGFPKIQWRALDEINAGVCDGMTYEEIKKNMSEEYASRKKDKLRYRYPRGESYLDVIQRLEPVIIELERQRAPVVVVAHQAVLRALYAYFADKPLKEIPHIEMPLHTIIEIQMGVTGVQEKRYKLMD; this is encoded by the exons atgggAAGTGGGTCATCAATAAATCTTAACACCACCGGAGATGATAATCATGGCGGTGGTCAACTGTATGTTTGTTTAAAAATGGAAGATTATAGCCCTACAGGAGACCTTGTTCCTCACCTCTATGGTTCTGTTCCTCTTGTTGGTTCTTGGGACCCATCTAAAGCT CTTCCATTGGAACGTGAATCTTCTTCAATGTGGCAATTAAGCTTTGTTGTCTCTCCTAATCATG AAACATTGGACTTCAAGTTTCTATTGAAGTCGAAGGATGACAATGAACCTTACATAGTGGAAGAGGGTCCAACTAGGCAGTTCAAAGGTGGGACCTTACAAGGGGTCACAAGATTGGCGTTATTTAAGCTAAACAATGAGGAGATTCTTGAATATAGGGTGTGTATAATGGCAGATAGGGTATCACCGTTTGACCTTGCTGCTAGTTGGCGAGCTTATCAAGAAAATCTCGAACCGTCAACTGTACGTGGAATCCCGGATGTTAGTATAAACGCATTGCCCGAGGGTGACAag AATGGGTCGCCAGCTAGCTTGGATCTTGATCTTGAACAATACGTGGTCCCAACTCCGGCGACGCCTGTGGTATACGCGGCTAATTTGACTGAGAATCCAAGGTCAATGAAGCATGAAGTGGGGCCTACCAAAAGTGATGGTTCGGACAAGGGT GAACCGCAAGTCGTGGGCCTCGAAAAAGGAACCGTTGACTCAGATTTGACTAAAGTGTTCCATTCACTTGGCATGGTTGAGTCAAAGTCGGTTGGTACGTTTGTACCGATCCAGAAACAAAATAGCGAGACAATACTTTTCGTGGATAGAGGTGTTGGATCTTCTCGATTAGTTAAATCAGCAAGTGCGACCCATTTACCCGATTCAGAAACCAAG AACTCGATGCCCGCTGCTGCTGGCGCTGTTGCAGCCGCAGCTGTTGCTGATCAAATGCTTGGACCCAAAGAAGATATGCATCTCGCAATTGTCTTG GTTGGTTTACCGGCTCGAGGCAAAACTTTTACGGCGGCTAAACTTACGAGGTATATGCGTTGGTTAGGTCATGACACTAAACATTTCAATGTTGGAAAG TATAGACGACTTAAGCATGGAGCAAACCTG AATGCTGACTTTTTTCGAGGTGACAATACAGAAGGCATGGAGGCTCGAAATGAG GTAGCCGCTTTGGCAATGGATGACATGATTGCTTGGATGCAAGAAGGTGGCCAA GTAGGAATATTTGATGCAACAAACAGCACTAGCAATCGAAGAAATATGCTTATGAAGATGGCTGAAGGCAAATGCAAG ATAATCTTTTTGGAAACAATATGTAACGATCCAAAGATCATTGAAAGAAACATTCGTCTCAAGATTCAACAGAGTCCTGATTATGCAGAAGA GACCGATTTTGAAGCTGGATATCAGGATTTCAAGATGCGACTTGATAATTATGAAAAG ATGTACGAGCCAGTGAATGAAGGTTCGtatattaaaatgattgatatGGCTAGTGGACAAGGCGGGCAGATACAT GTGAATAATATCGGTGGTTATCTTCCTGGACGGATTGTGTTCTTCTTG GTGAATACACATTTGACACCCCGTCCAATTTTGCTTACAAGACATGGAGAGAGTCGCGATAATGTCAGAGGAAGAATAGGCGGTGACACTGTTTTGAG TGCGAAAGGTGAGCTCTATGCAAAGAAACTTTCTAATTTTGTGGAGAAACGACTACAAAACGAGCGGGCTGCTTCt ATATGGACAAGCACGTTGCAGAGAACAATTTTGACTGCCAATCAAATTGTCGGTTTTCCAAAG ATACAATGGCGTGCACTTGATGAGATAAATGCCGGTGTATGTGATGGAATGACGTATGAAGAAATAAAAAAGAACATGTCCGAGGAATACGC GTCGCGGAAGAAGGATAAATTGAGGTATCGATATCCTCGTGGAGAGTCTTATTTGGATGTGATCCAAAG GTTGGAGCCCGTGATCATTGAACTCGAACGCCAAAGGGCCCCTGTTGTAGTAGTAGCTCACCAG GCTGTTTTGAGAGCATTATATGCTTATTTTGCTGATAAACCGTTGAAAGAAATTCCCCACATAGAG ATGCCGTTGCATACAATAATAGAGATACAAATGGGAGTCACCGGAGTTCAAGAAAAGAGATACAAGCTCATGGATTGA
- the LOC139877757 gene encoding zinc transporter 6, chloroplastic has translation MTICGTDTARTLACRDGNAATTLKLISMFVIFFTSVIGISAPVMLARVFHGKPLYDKVILVIKCFAAGVILSTSLVHVLPDAYDALADCQVSSQHPWKDFPFSGLVTLVGVLTALLVDLTATSHVDGYSHGHGHGHGGEHGEKVGYTRIGEDEELKKTTVVEIEVVEAAEERRRLKEEEMVKMKQRMVSQVLEIGIIFHSVIIGVTMGMSQNKCTIKPLVAALAFHQIFEGMGLGGCIAQAGFKLGTTAYMCVMFSITTPMGIVLGMILFSMTGYDDSNPNALIMEGLLGSLSSGILIYMGLVDLIALDFFHNKLMSSETWLKKTSFLALVLGSTSMSILALWA, from the exons ATGACAATATGTGGTACAGATACCGCACGAACGCTCGCGTGTCGCGATGGTAACGCCGCCACAACGCTGAAATTAATCTCAATGTTCGTTATATTCTTCACGAGCGTGATCGGTATCTCAGCACCGGTGATGTTAGCGCGTGTATTTCACGGTAAACCGTTATACGATAAAGTAATTTTAGTTATAAAATGTTTTGCTGCTGGAGTGATTTTATCAACATCACTTGTTCATGTACTACCTGACGCGTACGATGCACTCGCGGATTGTCAAGTGTCGTCTCAGCATCCGTGGAAGGATTTTCCGTTTTCTGGGTTGGTTACGTTGGTAGGAGTGTTGACGGCGCTGTTAGTTGATTTAACGGCGACGTCACATGTTGACGGTTACAGTCATGGACATGGTCATGGTCATGGAGGTGAACATGGTGAGAAGGTTGGGTATACGAGGATCGGAGAAGATGAGGAGTTGAAGAAAACGACGGTGGTGGAGATTGAGGTGGTGGAAGCGGCGGAGGAACGACGGCGGTTGAAGGAGGAAGAGATGGTGAAAATGAAACAACGAATGGTGTCGCAG GTATTAGAGATTGGCATAATATTTCATTCGGTGATAATTGGAGTAACGATGGGGATGTCACAAAACAAGTGTACCATTAAACCGTTAGTTGCAGCGTTGGCATTTCATCAAATATTTGAAGGGATGGGACTTGGTGGTTGTATTGCTCag GCAGGTTTTAAACTAGGAACAACGGCTTACATGTGTGTTATGTTTTCGATTACAACACCAATGGGGATAGTATTGGGAATGATCTTATTCTCGATGACGGGCTACGATGACAGCAACCCGAACGCATTGATCATGGAAGGCCTTTTGGGTTCACTATCATCAGGAATACTCATATACATGGGTCTAGTTGATCTTATTGCTCTTGATTTTTTCCACAATAAGTTAATGAGTTCCGAAACTTGGTTAAAAAAGACGTCTTTTTTAGCCCTTGTTCTTGGTTCTACTTCCATGTCGATTCTCGCTCTTTGGGCTTGA